A region from the Triticum urartu cultivar G1812 chromosome 1, Tu2.1, whole genome shotgun sequence genome encodes:
- the LOC125542495 gene encoding ras-related protein RABA2a-like, whose amino-acid sequence MAGGGRSGRGEEEYDYLFKVVLIGDSGVGKSNLLSRFTRNEFCLESKSTIGVEFATRTLHVEEKIIKAQIWDTAGQERYRAITSAYYRGALGAVLVYDVTKPTTFENISRWLKELRDHADANIRIMLVGNKTDLKDLRAVATDDAGGYAEAEGLSYIETSALEAMNVEEAFQLILGDIYRTVSKKAVASEEDRAGAAGVKEGKTINVAAAADNGGEKKQCCSA is encoded by the exons ATGGCGGGCGGGGGGCGCAGCGGTCGCGGGGAGGAGGAGTACGACTACCTGTTCAAGGTGGTGCTGATCGGCGACTCGGGCGTGGGGAAGTCCAACCTGCTGTCCCGCTTCACCCGCAACGAGTTCTGCCTCGAGTCCAAGTCCACCATCGGCGTCGAGTTCGCCACCCGCACCCTCCAC GTGGAGGAGAAGATAATCAAGGCGCAGATCTGGGACACGGCGGGGCAGGAGCGGTACCGGGCCATCACGAGCGCCTACTACCGGGGCGCGCTCGGGGCGGTGCTCGTCTACGACGTCACCAAGCCCACCACCTTCGAGAACATCAGCCGTTGGCTCAAGGAGCTGCGCGACCACGCCGACGCAAACATCCGGATCATGCTCGTCGGCAACAAGACCGACCTCAAGGACCTCCGGGCCGTCGCCACCGACGATGCGGGGGGATACGCCGAGGCCGAGGGGCTGTCCTACATCGAGACGTCCGCACTCGAGGCCATGAACGTCGAGGAGGCCTTCCAGCTCATCCTCGGCGACATCTACCGCACCGTCAGCAAGAAGGCCGTGGCCTCCGAGGAGGACAGGGCAGGGGCTGCTGGGGTCAAGGAAGGGAAGACCATCaatgtcgccgccgccgccgacaatGGCGGTGAGAAGAAGCAATGCTGCTCAGCTTAG